From the genome of Gammaproteobacteria bacterium, one region includes:
- a CDS encoding dihydroorotase, whose translation MSAHGRAGRGSTKSHRRARDGRDKLPEIDSLPRRSKDTLPPVTTLLIQNARIARPDGTTIDGDVYCNNGRIEKIDRSISTRADESIDANGLMLLPGAIDPQVHFREPGKEYKEDLASGSRAAAKGGVTSFLEMPNTDPPTTNQAALNDKLARAAGRCVVNYGFFIGATPNNLDELNRAEPACGIKIFMGSSTGSLLVNRDEDLERIFANGTRLIAVHAENEARIDERKAKLGHRTDIAVHSEIRDNECARLATEKALSLSKKYRRRLHILHLSTADEVELLRRDKPTWVTAEVIPNHLVLNTADYATHGTLVQMNPPIRTPHDNDVLWQGLRDGVLDFIATDHAPHTLEEKAQGYPQSPSGMPGVETSLPTMLTAMKAGRCTLADVQKWMCWRAMEAYGIANKGKIIEGWDADLTLVDLTTYKPVRNDEMFTKVHWSPFDGRELTGWSVYTIVNGRVVFDHGRIRDGVYGTALKFN comes from the coding sequence ATGTCCGCACACGGACGTGCGGGCCGGGGTTCAACGAAGTCACACCGTCGCGCCAGGGACGGCAGAGACAAACTTCCCGAAATCGACTCGCTTCCACGGCGGTCCAAAGACACCCTTCCTCCCGTGACCACCCTACTCATCCAAAACGCCCGCATCGCGCGCCCCGACGGCACGACCATCGACGGCGATGTGTACTGCAATAACGGCCGCATCGAAAAAATCGACCGCTCCATCAGCACCCGTGCCGACGAATCGATCGACGCCAACGGCTTAATGCTGTTACCCGGCGCAATCGATCCGCAAGTGCACTTCCGCGAGCCGGGCAAGGAATACAAAGAAGACCTCGCCAGCGGTTCGCGTGCCGCTGCCAAAGGCGGTGTCACCAGCTTTCTGGAAATGCCGAACACCGACCCGCCGACCACTAACCAGGCGGCGTTAAACGACAAGTTGGCGCGCGCCGCCGGCCGCTGTGTCGTGAACTACGGCTTTTTCATCGGCGCGACGCCGAACAACCTCGACGAGCTGAATCGCGCTGAACCTGCCTGCGGCATCAAGATTTTTATGGGCTCCAGCACCGGCAGCCTGTTGGTCAACCGCGACGAGGACCTCGAACGTATCTTTGCCAACGGCACGCGCCTAATCGCGGTCCATGCCGAAAACGAAGCACGCATCGACGAACGCAAAGCCAAGCTCGGCCATCGTACCGATATCGCCGTTCACTCGGAGATCCGCGACAACGAATGCGCCCGACTCGCGACCGAGAAAGCGCTGTCGTTGTCCAAGAAATACCGGCGGCGGTTGCATATTCTGCATCTGTCGACTGCCGATGAAGTCGAGCTGCTGCGACGGGACAAACCGACCTGGGTAACGGCGGAAGTGATTCCGAATCATTTGGTGCTAAACACCGCCGACTACGCCACCCACGGCACGTTGGTACAAATGAATCCGCCGATTCGCACGCCGCACGACAACGACGTCTTGTGGCAAGGCCTGCGCGACGGCGTGCTCGATTTCATCGCTACCGACCACGCGCCGCACACGCTGGAAGAAAAAGCGCAGGGCTATCCGCAATCGCCGTCCGGCATGCCCGGCGTCGAAACCTCGTTGCCGACGATGCTCACCGCCATGAAGGCCGGGCGTTGCACATTGGCCGACGTTCAGAAATGGATGTGCTGGCGGGCGATGGAAGCGTACGGCATCGCTAATAAGGGAAAAATCATCGAAGGCTGGGACGCCGACCTCACGCTCGTGGACCTTACGACCTACAAACCGGTACGCAACGACGAGATGTTCACCAAAGTCCACTGGTCGCCGTTCGACGGGCGTGAACTTACCGGTTGGTCGGTTTACACGATCGTCAACGGCCGCGTCGTTTTCGACCATGGCCGTATCCGCGATGGTGTGTACGGCACGGCACTTAAATTCAATTAA
- the dksA gene encoding RNA polymerase-binding protein DksA: MPVIKKRKEAPEPIKPYVAKKGEKYMNKKQHDHFRTKLLAWRTDLLEELTRTVHQMRDEPDNPPDPNDRASQETDMSLELRSRDRERKLIKKIDEALTRIDTGDYGFCEVCGVEIGLERLDARPTADLCIDCKTLDEIREKQMG; encoded by the coding sequence ATGCCCGTTATTAAAAAACGTAAGGAAGCCCCCGAGCCGATTAAACCGTACGTGGCTAAGAAGGGCGAGAAGTACATGAACAAAAAGCAACACGATCATTTCCGCACCAAACTGCTGGCGTGGCGTACCGACCTGCTTGAAGAGCTCACCCGCACGGTGCACCAGATGCGCGACGAACCGGACAACCCGCCGGATCCGAACGATCGTGCGAGCCAAGAGACCGACATGTCGCTCGAGCTGCGTAGCCGCGATCGCGAACGCAAGCTCATCAAGAAAATCGACGAGGCGCTCACCCGCATCGACACCGGCGACTACGGTTTTTGCGAAGTCTGCGGCGTCGAAATCGGCCTGGAACGGCTCGATGCTCGGCCAACTGCCGATCTCTGCATCGACTGCAAGACGCTGGACGAGATTCGCGAAAAACAAATGGGGTGA
- a CDS encoding sulfurtransferase — protein sequence MTQPLLPLLVEPAELAARLGDPALAIIDLSQPALHARSHVPGAVHLDYARIIAPRPPAAAVLPEPQQLAEALGSIGLTPDKQVVAYDDEGNGRAARFLWTLEVIGHARLSILNGGIRAWLAEQRPVESGVKPVSATSYPVQISRNAIADKEYILAHLRDPNVVLLDARSPDEYSGKVKRSARAGHIPGAVNFQWTDAMDAMRQTRLKNAADIKRTLEGLGITPDKEIVTYCQTHHRSAHTYFVLKTLGYPRVRAYPGSWSEWGSLPDTPIE from the coding sequence ATGACGCAACCGTTACTACCGTTGTTGGTTGAACCCGCCGAGTTGGCGGCCCGCCTTGGCGATCCCGCGCTCGCCATTATCGACCTCAGCCAACCTGCACTCCACGCCCGCAGTCATGTGCCGGGCGCCGTGCACCTCGATTACGCACGCATCATTGCACCGCGCCCGCCAGCAGCGGCGGTGCTGCCGGAACCACAGCAGCTGGCGGAAGCCTTAGGCAGCATTGGGCTGACACCGGACAAACAGGTGGTCGCCTACGACGACGAAGGCAATGGCCGCGCGGCGCGATTCTTATGGACCCTGGAAGTCATTGGCCACGCGCGCCTGTCGATTTTGAACGGCGGTATCCGTGCTTGGCTGGCGGAGCAACGACCGGTGGAGAGTGGCGTTAAGCCAGTGTCGGCAACCAGCTATCCGGTGCAAATCAGCCGTAATGCAATTGCCGACAAGGAATACATCCTCGCGCACCTGCGCGATCCCAATGTCGTACTGTTGGATGCGCGCTCGCCGGATGAATACAGCGGAAAGGTGAAACGGTCGGCTCGTGCCGGGCACATCCCCGGCGCAGTAAATTTCCAATGGACCGATGCCATGGACGCCATGCGCCAAACGCGCCTGAAGAATGCGGCAGACATTAAACGTACGTTGGAAGGGCTCGGTATAACGCCTGATAAAGAGATCGTGACGTATTGCCAGACGCATCATCGGTCAGCACATACGTACTTCGTCCTTAAAACGTTGGGGTACCCGCGGGTCCGAGCTTACCCCGGCTCATGGTCGGAATGGGGCAGCCTGCCGGATACGCCTATCGAATGA
- the queD gene encoding 6-carboxytetrahydropterin synthase QueD, protein MEIYKVFMIEAAHRLPNVPEGHKCRRLHGHSFAIEVRVRGPVGADTGWVLDFADIGRAFEPLFRQLDHNYLNEIPGLENPTSEHLAKWIWQRLQPTLPLLCEVAVRETCTAGCVYRGKG, encoded by the coding sequence GTGGAAATATACAAAGTCTTCATGATCGAAGCGGCGCATCGGCTGCCCAATGTACCCGAAGGCCACAAATGTCGCCGGCTTCATGGCCACTCGTTCGCGATCGAGGTCCGCGTGCGCGGACCGGTCGGAGCGGATACCGGTTGGGTGCTTGATTTCGCCGACATCGGCCGGGCGTTTGAGCCGCTGTTTCGCCAGCTCGATCATAATTATCTAAACGAAATTCCTGGCTTGGAAAATCCGACCAGCGAACACCTGGCAAAATGGATCTGGCAGCGCTTGCAGCCGACGTTGCCGTTGTTGTGCGAGGTCGCCGTGCGCGAGACGTGTACCGCCGGTTGTGTCTATCGCGGCAAAGGATAA
- a CDS encoding alpha/beta hydrolase — protein MDLAALAADVAVVVRGRRARDVYRRLCLSRQRITAVSVRNDPPIELQTAATVSASIIWLHGLGADGHDFPGIVPELRLPPTLGVRFVFPHAPYRPVTLNNGYVMRAWYDMAMAEHGYQQNIDHLTESVRSIHSLIEREQGRGVAPNRIIVAGFSQGGVVALHSALRFRPRLAGGIVLSAPVFYINELLDETAPVTELPLFLGYGTDDGIVPFVYGEQLRSQLQAAGWPIEWHVYDMEHSVCLDEILDIGRFIARTLG, from the coding sequence ATGGATCTGGCAGCGCTTGCAGCCGACGTTGCCGTTGTTGTGCGAGGTCGCCGTGCGCGAGACGTGTACCGCCGGTTGTGTCTATCGCGGCAAAGGATAACGGCAGTGAGTGTTCGAAACGATCCCCCTATTGAATTACAAACCGCCGCTACTGTCTCCGCTTCCATCATCTGGTTGCACGGACTGGGCGCTGACGGTCACGACTTCCCGGGTATTGTTCCGGAGTTGCGATTGCCACCGACCTTGGGCGTGCGCTTCGTGTTTCCGCACGCACCGTATCGGCCGGTGACCCTTAATAATGGCTACGTCATGCGTGCGTGGTACGACATGGCGATGGCCGAGCACGGTTATCAACAAAATATTGACCATCTGACCGAATCGGTCCGGAGCATCCATTCCCTCATCGAACGCGAGCAGGGTAGGGGCGTAGCGCCGAACCGTATCATCGTCGCCGGCTTTTCCCAGGGCGGGGTCGTCGCGTTGCATAGCGCGCTACGCTTCCGCCCGCGCCTGGCCGGCGGCATTGTTCTTTCGGCCCCTGTGTTCTATATAAATGAGTTGTTAGACGAGACCGCCCCGGTAACCGAGTTGCCGCTGTTTCTCGGCTATGGGACCGATGACGGGATCGTGCCCTTCGTTTATGGCGAGCAACTGCGGTCGCAATTGCAGGCGGCCGGCTGGCCAATCGAGTGGCACGTTTATGACATGGAGCACAGCGTCTGCCTGGACGAAATTCTGGATATCGGCCGATTTATTGCGCGCACCCTCGGTTAA
- a CDS encoding ankyrin repeat domain-containing protein, which yields MVLLRESPLDWALVGVVALLVIGANLPTPLIEVVNFDRRYFVIGLALVVCVALVRYLKFALLLLVFLLAVGANLPEELAKTFNIDPQIMLLALLAMVVVSLSNKIWKLPTGNDKKSRSPSLHGAAALFGAVLKGRIAIVQTLLKQGVNVNTRTVTGKTPLMAAAYKGYSDIVQLLLDNGAEANARDTRGDSALKMAERGGYSRIVQTLRASGAAD from the coding sequence ATGGTACTGCTGCGTGAATCGCCGCTTGATTGGGCGCTGGTCGGTGTAGTTGCTCTGCTGGTCATCGGTGCCAATTTGCCAACGCCGCTGATCGAAGTCGTTAACTTCGATCGGCGCTACTTCGTGATTGGGCTGGCCCTGGTCGTCTGTGTCGCCCTCGTTCGTTATCTCAAATTCGCGTTACTGCTGCTGGTGTTCCTGCTGGCTGTCGGCGCCAACCTCCCAGAGGAATTGGCGAAGACATTCAATATCGATCCGCAGATCATGTTGCTGGCGCTGTTGGCGATGGTGGTCGTGTCGCTCAGCAATAAGATCTGGAAGCTGCCGACCGGCAACGACAAGAAAAGCCGTTCGCCCAGCCTCCATGGCGCTGCTGCGCTTTTTGGCGCCGTCCTGAAGGGCCGCATCGCCATCGTCCAAACGTTGTTGAAACAGGGCGTCAACGTGAACACCCGCACCGTCACCGGCAAGACGCCGCTGATGGCCGCCGCTTATAAAGGCTACAGCGATATCGTCCAGCTGCTGCTCGACAACGGCGCCGAGGCCAATGCACGCGATACGCGCGGCGACTCGGCGTTGAAGATGGCGGAACGAGGGGGTTACAGCCGAATCGTGCAGACACTGCGGGCGTCAGGAGCCGCAGACTAG
- the pcnB gene encoding polynucleotide adenylyltransferase PcnB, which produces MTLRSKVKKIKEPLIIPRAEHSISRALVSENALKVLNRLKEAGYASLLVGGCVRDLLLGREPKDFDVVTDASPEDVKKVFHSARLIGRRFRLAHVRFGREIIEVATFRAAPPVGVDLEVHDHNVFGTQEEDARRRDFTVNALYYNIRDFTVMDYVGGVEDLQRGLLRIIGDPVIRFREDPVRMLRAVRFAAKLGFRIDDATAAPIHELGAQLLTVPPARMFEEILKLFQGGYALATFELLRNYGLFRYLFPMTDKALEREQNNFPLTLLPQALTNTDARIAEDKPVTPAFLFAALLWEPVRQRAAAREAQGMRSSEALERAAEEILHEQLKHIMIPKRFSVPMREIWSMQSRLERRSGQQAFRMLEHKRFRAAYDFLVLRARSGEADATLAEWWTRFQEVAEPERRSMVEAVVSPATPGKKRRRRRRRSGSSPSPTAPQ; this is translated from the coding sequence ATCACGCTGAGATCCAAGGTAAAAAAGATTAAAGAACCTCTCATCATTCCGCGCGCCGAGCACTCGATCTCGCGCGCACTCGTCAGCGAAAACGCGCTCAAGGTCCTCAATCGATTGAAGGAAGCCGGCTACGCCAGTCTGCTGGTCGGCGGCTGTGTGCGCGATTTGTTGCTGGGCCGCGAACCGAAGGACTTCGACGTCGTTACCGATGCGAGCCCGGAAGACGTCAAAAAGGTCTTCCACAGCGCGCGCCTGATCGGTCGGCGGTTTCGCTTGGCGCATGTGCGGTTCGGCCGCGAAATCATCGAAGTCGCGACCTTCCGTGCGGCACCGCCGGTCGGCGTTGATCTCGAAGTGCACGATCACAACGTCTTCGGCACGCAGGAAGAAGACGCGCGCCGCCGCGATTTCACCGTCAACGCGTTGTACTACAACATTCGCGATTTCACCGTCATGGACTACGTCGGTGGAGTCGAGGATTTGCAGCGCGGGCTGTTACGCATCATCGGCGATCCCGTGATCCGGTTTCGCGAAGATCCGGTGCGCATGCTGCGCGCCGTACGTTTTGCCGCCAAGCTCGGTTTCCGGATCGACGACGCGACCGCCGCGCCGATTCATGAGCTCGGCGCGCAGTTGTTGACTGTTCCACCGGCGCGCATGTTCGAGGAAATCCTGAAATTGTTTCAGGGCGGTTATGCGCTTGCCACCTTCGAATTGCTGCGCAACTACGGACTGTTCCGCTATTTGTTCCCGATGACGGATAAGGCGCTGGAACGCGAACAGAACAATTTCCCACTGACACTATTACCGCAAGCACTCACTAATACCGACGCGCGTATCGCCGAAGACAAACCGGTAACGCCGGCGTTCTTGTTCGCCGCATTGTTGTGGGAACCGGTGCGGCAACGTGCTGCTGCGCGTGAAGCACAAGGCATGCGGTCGTCAGAAGCCCTCGAACGCGCTGCCGAAGAAATTCTGCACGAGCAGTTGAAGCACATCATGATCCCGAAGCGCTTTAGCGTGCCGATGCGCGAGATCTGGTCGATGCAATCGCGGCTCGAGCGCCGTTCCGGTCAGCAAGCGTTTCGCATGCTCGAGCACAAACGTTTTCGCGCCGCCTATGACTTTTTAGTGTTGCGCGCGCGCAGCGGCGAAGCTGACGCTACGCTTGCCGAATGGTGGACGCGGTTTCAGGAAGTTGCCGAGCCCGAGCGTCGTTCGATGGTGGAGGCGGTCGTTTCGCCGGCGACGCCCGGTAAAAAACGCCGTCGCCGCCGTCGTCGTAGCGGCTCGTCGCCATCGCCCACCGCGCCGCAATGA
- the folK gene encoding 2-amino-4-hydroxy-6-hydroxymethyldihydropteridine diphosphokinase, whose protein sequence is MTKVVRAYVALGSNLADPMVQVRAGIDALAALPETTVVRNSSLYRTAPVGVTAQPDFINAVSAIDTSLTPERLMQALLATEQAHGRVRSMPGGPRTLDLDLLLYADLQLQSTLVTVPHPRLHERAFVLYPLAEIAPNLQVPGRGDIAELVRRCADQTIERLPA, encoded by the coding sequence ATGACAAAAGTAGTACGGGCCTATGTTGCCCTCGGCAGCAATCTGGCCGATCCGATGGTGCAGGTGCGCGCCGGCATCGACGCCCTCGCGGCATTGCCGGAGACGACGGTCGTGCGCAACTCGTCGTTGTACCGCACGGCACCCGTTGGCGTCACCGCGCAACCCGACTTCATCAACGCTGTCAGCGCGATCGATACCTCCCTGACGCCTGAACGGTTAATGCAAGCGCTGCTTGCCACCGAACAGGCGCACGGGCGCGTACGGTCGATGCCCGGCGGTCCGCGTACGCTTGATCTCGATCTGTTGCTTTACGCCGATCTGCAATTACAGTCGACGTTAGTTACTGTGCCGCATCCAAGACTGCACGAACGCGCGTTCGTCCTGTATCCTCTGGCCGAGATCGCGCCGAACCTGCAGGTGCCCGGTCGCGGCGATATTGCCGAGCTGGTGCGCCGCTGTGCCGATCAGACGATCGAACGTTTGCCGGCATAA
- a CDS encoding deoxynucleoside kinase, producing the protein MAIGNPGYIVVEGPVGVGKTSLARRLADEFGAQALLERPEENPFLERFYHSRKYYALPTQLFFLFQRARQIQELKQGDMFSTGFVADFLIDKDRLFARANLDDDELRLYEQVYEQTSFDLPQPNLVIYLQAPVDVLLDRIRRRGIAYEGLIDRPYLQSLVSAYTQFFHHYAASPLLAVNAAEINFVDRDEDFRTLLDYISNIRSGRHFFNPLVTP; encoded by the coding sequence ATGGCGATAGGAAATCCCGGATACATTGTTGTCGAAGGCCCGGTCGGCGTCGGCAAGACCAGCCTGGCACGGCGTCTGGCCGACGAGTTCGGCGCGCAAGCGTTACTCGAACGCCCGGAAGAAAACCCGTTCCTCGAGCGCTTTTATCATTCGCGTAAATATTACGCGCTGCCGACTCAGCTATTTTTTCTGTTCCAGCGTGCGCGTCAGATTCAAGAGCTGAAGCAGGGCGATATGTTCAGCACCGGCTTCGTCGCCGATTTTCTGATCGATAAAGATCGATTGTTCGCGCGCGCCAATCTTGACGACGACGAGCTGCGTTTGTACGAGCAGGTGTACGAACAGACCAGTTTCGATCTGCCGCAACCGAACCTCGTCATTTATTTGCAGGCGCCGGTGGACGTGCTGCTCGATCGCATTCGTCGCCGTGGCATCGCCTACGAAGGTCTAATCGATCGCCCGTATTTGCAATCGCTTGTCAGTGCTTATACGCAGTTCTTTCATCATTACGCCGCGTCGCCGCTGCTGGCGGTCAACGCTGCCGAGATCAACTTCGTCGATCGCGACGAAGATTTCCGGACGCTGCTCGATTACATCTCCAACATCCGCAGCGGCCGCCACTTTTTCAACCCGTTGGTGACGCCATGA
- the panB gene encoding 3-methyl-2-oxobutanoate hydroxymethyltransferase: MNTVTLTTLRDMKGKDEKIACLTAYDYSFAALLDRAGMDLIMIGDSLGMVMQGHDSTIPVTMTDMMYHTRCVARGVERALLVADMPFLSYQQNREQAFINAGLLMQAGGHVVKLEGGEPMAETVRFLVERGVPVCGHLGLMPQSVHQLGGYRVQGKTVDAAQRLRHDAKVLEQAGASLVVLEAVPAALAKQVTQDLTIPTIGIGAGVDTDGQILVLQDMLGLYPRPSPKFSKNFMSGVDSIEAAIKSYGSAVKSRRFPGAEHSY; this comes from the coding sequence ATGAACACGGTTACGCTCACGACGCTGCGCGACATGAAAGGCAAAGACGAGAAGATCGCTTGCCTGACGGCGTACGACTATAGCTTTGCGGCGCTGCTCGACCGCGCCGGCATGGATTTGATCATGATCGGCGATTCGCTCGGCATGGTGATGCAGGGACACGATTCGACCATTCCGGTAACCATGACCGACATGATGTACCACACGCGCTGTGTCGCTCGTGGCGTCGAGCGAGCGCTGCTAGTGGCCGATATGCCGTTCTTGAGTTACCAGCAGAATCGCGAACAGGCATTTATCAATGCCGGTTTGTTGATGCAGGCGGGTGGCCACGTCGTGAAGTTGGAAGGCGGCGAGCCGATGGCGGAGACGGTACGCTTTCTGGTCGAGCGCGGCGTGCCGGTCTGTGGCCATCTCGGTTTGATGCCGCAATCGGTCCATCAGCTCGGCGGTTACCGCGTGCAGGGCAAGACAGTCGACGCGGCGCAGCGTTTGCGGCATGACGCTAAAGTACTCGAGCAAGCCGGCGCCAGTTTGGTTGTTTTAGAAGCGGTGCCGGCGGCGTTGGCGAAGCAAGTGACGCAAGACTTGACGATTCCGACCATCGGCATCGGCGCGGGTGTCGACACGGACGGGCAAATCCTCGTGCTGCAAGACATGCTCGGTTTGTATCCGCGGCCGAGTCCGAAGTTCTCCAAGAATTTTATGAGCGGCGTCGATTCTATCGAGGCGGCCATCAAGTCGTATGGCAGCGCCGTAAAATCGCGCCGCTTTCCGGGTGCAGAGCATTCGTATTAG
- a CDS encoding pantoate--beta-alanine ligase, which translates to MKTVSTIADLQHEVAAARRNGKRIAFVPTMGNLHAGHIKLIDVARRNADFIAVSIYVNPLQFGPKEDFAAYPRTPAEDATLLKNSGADLLFTPTQADIYPRGMAVHTQVEVPKFSDILCGAFRPGHFRGVTTVVARLFHLVKPDVAVFGKKDYQQLLLIRLMVVDLGLAIDIIGVDTIRDADGLAMSSRNTYLRPEERRIAPRLFSILCDTRDEIVRAKEIPADAERVAAERLQRIGFRPEYVRIVRQQDLADPAEGDRKLAILAAAWLGRTRLIDNIEAEIP; encoded by the coding sequence ATGAAAACGGTTTCGACCATTGCCGACTTGCAACACGAAGTCGCGGCCGCGCGCCGTAACGGCAAGCGTATTGCGTTTGTGCCGACGATGGGCAACTTACATGCCGGACATATCAAACTAATTGACGTTGCCCGGCGCAATGCCGACTTCATCGCTGTCAGCATCTACGTCAACCCGTTGCAGTTCGGACCGAAGGAAGACTTCGCTGCCTATCCGCGCACGCCGGCCGAAGATGCAACGCTGCTCAAAAACAGCGGTGCCGATTTGCTGTTTACGCCGACCCAAGCCGATATCTATCCGCGTGGTATGGCGGTGCATACGCAGGTGGAAGTGCCGAAGTTCAGCGACATTTTGTGCGGCGCGTTTCGTCCCGGTCACTTTCGCGGCGTTACGACGGTGGTCGCGCGCTTGTTTCATCTGGTAAAACCCGACGTTGCCGTATTCGGCAAAAAAGATTACCAGCAGTTGTTATTGATCCGCCTGATGGTCGTTGACTTGGGGCTGGCGATCGACATCATTGGCGTCGATACCATACGCGATGCCGATGGCCTCGCCATGAGCTCGCGCAATACCTATCTACGGCCGGAAGAACGACGGATCGCACCACGGCTGTTTTCCATTCTGTGCGATACGCGCGATGAGATTGTGCGTGCGAAGGAGATTCCTGCGGACGCCGAGCGCGTCGCCGCCGAACGGTTGCAGCGCATCGGTTTTCGACCGGAATACGTCCGGATCGTCCGCCAGCAGGATCTGGCGGATCCGGCGGAGGGCGATCGAAAACTAGCGATTTTGGCGGCTGCTTGGCTTGGTCGGACTCGACTAATAGATAATATTGAAGCGGAAATTCCCTAG
- a CDS encoding aspartate 1-decarboxylase: protein MRRIMLKSKIHRARVTHAELDYEGSVAVDERLLEAAGVREYERVEIYNVRNGERFATYAIRAEAGSGIISINGAAAHKAQPGDIVIICTYAEYEEKELVAFKPHLVYVDEKNRITHTRNAIPVQAA, encoded by the coding sequence ATGCGCCGCATCATGCTGAAATCCAAGATCCACCGTGCCCGCGTGACCCACGCCGAGCTCGACTACGAAGGCTCCGTTGCTGTCGACGAGCGTTTGCTCGAGGCTGCCGGGGTCCGCGAATACGAACGTGTCGAGATTTACAACGTGCGTAACGGCGAGCGTTTCGCCACTTATGCCATTCGCGCCGAAGCCGGTTCCGGCATTATCTCGATCAACGGCGCTGCCGCGCACAAGGCGCAGCCGGGCGACATCGTTATTATCTGCACCTACGCCGAGTATGAAGAGAAGGAGCTCGTGGCTTTCAAGCCCCATCTGGTTTACGTCGACGAAAAAAACCGTATCACCCACACCCGTAACGCCATCCCGGTGCAGGCCGCTTAA
- a CDS encoding methyltransferase domain-containing protein, which produces MYRGFPANLLSILRCPHDSGTLDVRDQSSTPSAYVRQAALRCGTCRRSYPIEEGIVRFLDPTSLDGESNNERTLREQGAPRYNADGELSAWQQMEIVPTLAALKPLKGSTMLELGAGTGRYTVRLAEQQAQVIAVDFSFASLQQLATRLQSDWNVGLVHADCTQFAVQPHSFDIVMSTLVSNLPTAQHRAAMMEVAAKALKPNGKFVFSTHYYGLGNRLRREPQSGHYREGGIYRYLFRRREILKETKRYFQTIWCQPIQIGIPLANRLRLPVVALSRAAQRIPLLNQFGELLLVVARPPEAPR; this is translated from the coding sequence ATGTACCGCGGCTTTCCAGCAAATTTACTCTCCATCCTGCGCTGCCCGCATGACAGCGGAACGCTCGATGTACGAGATCAATCGTCGACACCCTCGGCCTATGTACGCCAGGCGGCGCTACGATGCGGCACTTGCCGACGCAGTTATCCGATTGAGGAAGGCATTGTCCGATTTCTCGATCCGACGTCACTCGACGGCGAAAGTAATAACGAGCGCACGCTACGCGAGCAAGGAGCACCCCGCTATAACGCCGACGGTGAATTGTCCGCCTGGCAACAAATGGAAATCGTACCGACGCTGGCGGCGCTGAAACCGCTGAAAGGCTCGACGATGCTCGAGCTCGGCGCCGGTACCGGTCGGTACACCGTGCGCCTGGCTGAACAGCAGGCACAGGTGATCGCCGTGGATTTCTCGTTCGCGTCGCTGCAGCAATTGGCGACGCGCCTGCAATCGGATTGGAACGTCGGCCTGGTTCACGCCGACTGCACGCAGTTCGCTGTGCAACCGCACAGCTTCGACATTGTCATGTCGACGTTAGTATCGAACCTGCCGACCGCGCAGCATCGCGCCGCTATGATGGAAGTCGCCGCCAAGGCGCTCAAACCGAATGGCAAGTTCGTCTTCAGCACGCACTACTACGGACTCGGCAACCGGCTACGGCGCGAACCGCAGTCCGGGCATTATCGCGAAGGCGGCATTTACCGTTACTTGTTCCGGCGGCGCGAGATCTTGAAAGAAACGAAACGCTACTTTCAGACGATTTGGTGTCAACCGATACAGATCGGTATTCCGCTCGCCAACCGTTTGCGCTTGCCGGTAGTCGCGCTATCGCGCGCGGCACAGCGGATACCGCTGCTCAATCAGTTCGGCGAACTACTGCTGGTAGTGGCGCGGCCGCCCGAAGCGCCGCGCTAA